From Acinetobacter suaedae, one genomic window encodes:
- a CDS encoding DUF2059 domain-containing protein, translated as MKKLWFLGILVFSNTAFADDLKQKEKLAQQLVSIDGTEQGLRSTDKMILEQIRMRLPKDLPESFYVDLTKNLNSEQRKQFIVQRYVETFNQKELQAALTFYQSPEGKVWANKASEVGSEVAHFTTQHARTALNETMQQHIDHPKVKQLMVRMNPPSQSSESPQSK; from the coding sequence ATGAAAAAATTATGGTTTTTGGGGATATTAGTCTTTAGTAATACGGCGTTTGCGGATGATCTGAAGCAAAAAGAAAAATTAGCTCAACAATTGGTTTCTATTGATGGTACTGAGCAAGGCTTGCGGAGTACGGATAAAATGATCCTAGAGCAGATTCGGATGCGTTTACCCAAAGATCTACCAGAAAGTTTTTATGTAGATTTGACTAAGAATTTGAATAGTGAGCAACGTAAACAGTTTATCGTGCAACGTTATGTCGAGACTTTTAATCAAAAAGAGTTACAAGCTGCGTTAACTTTTTATCAATCTCCTGAAGGCAAAGTATGGGCAAACAAAGCTAGTGAAGTTGGAAGTGAGGTTGCACATTTCACGACACAACATGCGCGTACTGCATTAAATGAAACGATGCAGCAGCATATTGATCATCCGAAAGTTAAGCAGTTGATGGTTCGGATGAATCCACCATCTCAATCATCGGAATCGCCGCAGTCAAAGTAA
- a CDS encoding acyl-CoA dehydrogenase family protein: MQSGAIRPIPNMLARKLFTSDHEAFRETVRKFYEKEVVPNIEKYEKQQHVDRDLWNKAGELGLLCTTMPEEYGGSGVDRLYSMILIEEQAYAMDSSTGFSLHSDIVANYINNFGNDEQKQKWLPKMATGETVTAIAMTEPGTGSDLQAVRTTAVLDGDEYVINGSKIFITNGYLCDMAIVVCKTGNTEKGSANLSLIIVEADRAGFSKGKPLNKIGMKGQDTCELFFDNVRVPKENLLGMEGMGFMMLMKELAWERMLVAIICQAGAEAAFAHTVQYTKDRKAFGKPIGTFQNTRFKLAELRTEIDFCRTYLDRCMELQLEESLGVDAAAAAKYKISDMFSKVVDECLQLHGGYGYMLEYPIARAYIDNRANRIYAGTNEIMKELISRTL; the protein is encoded by the coding sequence ATGCAATCAGGTGCAATTCGTCCAATTCCAAATATGTTAGCACGAAAATTATTTACTTCAGACCATGAAGCATTTCGTGAGACTGTGCGCAAATTCTACGAAAAAGAAGTTGTTCCAAATATTGAGAAATATGAAAAACAACAACATGTTGACCGTGATCTATGGAATAAAGCTGGTGAGTTAGGTTTACTTTGCACCACCATGCCAGAAGAATACGGGGGGTCTGGTGTCGACCGACTATACAGTATGATTCTGATTGAAGAACAAGCTTATGCAATGGATTCTAGTACTGGATTTTCGTTGCATTCAGATATTGTTGCCAATTATATCAACAACTTCGGTAACGATGAGCAAAAGCAAAAATGGTTACCAAAAATGGCGACGGGCGAAACCGTCACTGCCATCGCTATGACTGAACCTGGCACAGGTTCAGATCTACAAGCTGTACGCACAACAGCTGTACTTGATGGCGATGAATATGTCATCAATGGTTCTAAAATCTTTATTACCAATGGCTATCTTTGTGATATGGCGATTGTGGTATGTAAAACTGGCAACACAGAAAAAGGATCTGCCAATTTATCATTAATTATTGTTGAAGCAGACCGTGCTGGTTTTAGCAAAGGCAAACCTTTAAATAAAATTGGAATGAAAGGTCAAGATACCTGTGAACTGTTCTTCGATAATGTACGCGTACCGAAAGAAAACCTTCTAGGTATGGAAGGCATGGGCTTTATGATGCTAATGAAAGAGCTCGCATGGGAACGTATGCTCGTTGCAATCATTTGCCAAGCAGGTGCTGAAGCAGCATTTGCTCACACCGTACAATACACCAAAGACCGTAAAGCGTTTGGTAAGCCGATTGGAACATTCCAAAATACACGATTTAAATTGGCCGAATTACGCACAGAAATCGATTTTTGCCGTACGTATTTAGATCGTTGTATGGAGTTGCAGCTTGAAGAAAGTTTAGGTGTAGATGCAGCAGCAGCGGCTAAATATAAAATTTCAGATATGTTCTCAAAGGTTGTAGATGAGTGCTTACAATTACATGGGGGCTATGGCTATATGCTTGAATACCCAATTGCACGCGCCTATATCGACAATCGTGCAAACCGCATTTATGCAGGGACCAATGAAATTATGAAAGAATTAATTTCACGTACTCTTTAA
- a CDS encoding FAD assembly factor SdhE, whose protein sequence is MSEELTLEERKVIYRARRGLKEIDVYFDPYVKNCYLTADAAEKALFAELVEQEDPDLLDWFMEVGDPPRAELKAFILKLKQYVHG, encoded by the coding sequence ATGTCTGAAGAATTGACACTAGAAGAACGTAAAGTGATTTATCGTGCGCGTCGTGGTTTGAAAGAAATTGATGTGTATTTTGATCCTTATGTGAAAAACTGTTATCTCACCGCTGACGCGGCTGAGAAAGCATTATTTGCAGAGTTGGTAGAGCAAGAAGACCCAGATTTATTAGATTGGTTTATGGAGGTGGGTGATCCACCTCGTGCAGAGTTAAAGGCATTTATTTTAAAATTAAAACAGTATGTCCACGGTTAG
- the rrtA gene encoding rhombosortase gives MKDQIWIRKVILIAVCVSVAACLQVFADHFIYWKSSLLAEFWRLWTAHWVHVGWMHFLLNMLAFSCLPFIFPHVRNWHLVSLLLLLPPFISLIFYYYLPYIDAYAGLSGVLHGLYTAVSIVYLQYPKERKFAILVLVLIASKLIWENTFGQSGTAQLIGSPVLTEAHLIGAIGGVLCGSGYLLIGRKDKEQTH, from the coding sequence ATGAAAGATCAAATATGGATACGGAAAGTCATTTTGATCGCTGTCTGTGTGTCAGTGGCAGCTTGTCTGCAAGTTTTTGCGGATCATTTCATTTATTGGAAATCTAGTCTACTCGCTGAGTTTTGGCGTTTGTGGACTGCACATTGGGTACATGTTGGCTGGATGCATTTTTTATTGAATATGTTAGCTTTTTCATGTTTACCTTTCATTTTCCCACATGTGCGTAATTGGCATTTAGTTTCTCTTTTATTACTTCTACCACCATTTATTAGTCTGATTTTTTATTACTATCTGCCTTATATTGATGCCTATGCTGGCTTGTCTGGTGTTTTGCATGGTTTATATACGGCAGTCAGCATTGTCTATTTACAGTATCCAAAGGAACGAAAATTTGCAATTTTGGTATTGGTTCTAATCGCCAGTAAACTCATTTGGGAAAATACATTTGGACAATCAGGTACAGCTCAATTAATTGGTAGTCCTGTATTAACTGAAGCGCATTTGATCGGCGCAATAGGAGGTGTACTGTGTGGTTCTGGTTATTTACTTATAGGCAGGAAAGATAAAGAACAAACGCATTGA
- a CDS encoding TRAP transporter large permease subunit: MQNDQEKKSGLGLLSYIWTEWISAFVVLILLLATLVIGTGEMIHGQLLRMGERLYGDPNTGMQYSFLRAEPSKPTCDRNPNIDAQVQEQMKINAADEFASMFGVASEADVRSSLLAAQQQCEEKYQFYDKAMTHIEANPSVRTYRTIETSFFGIFKFGSENRALLLVIMVVFAAISATIKSHHIGLRSPATRIDFRIYNTAMVLGNGLLTYSVISQYNSVLNSGVPFASGMNVIYWLWMLLFGVLTLISLFHLIKSPPPTREGGNVGLAFLSIPLYAYMAIITGVAFTFFMDYPMGQGIYLGQLVEFSNIFLNLALFIWAGMLLKQTRIVDLFLNILRPWNLAPETLTWLILIAAALPTAYTGASGIFVIAAGAIIYKEVWNAGGRRQFALAATALSGSLGVVLRPCLLIVVVASLNKEVTTDLLYTHGMYVFLLTSTLFLIISLFFAEQKFRIAPPKIALPKSLRAFVPVAPYIVIFILIWLFYKHALSTDLNEFTAPVMMPVILLLMVLFDKLRKEPAPLAPVGHWDSTLNTYTAPPDGSQPTPKVNPADDPRNPERKVPFGKALHLSTTETVGHIGALVILMALSVSVGGFLEHIEVMEAFPRDISSMFIVISLVVVFMVLVGMIMDPFGAVILISATVAPVAYQYGIDPVHFWMIALIGFELGYVTPPVALNHLLARQAIGDDEVRAADQEVKHLSFYYRFERWILPLLVMVPAILIVAYVPYYFKLFGWYQ, encoded by the coding sequence ATGCAAAATGATCAAGAGAAAAAGTCTGGATTAGGTCTGCTGAGTTATATCTGGACAGAATGGATATCAGCTTTTGTTGTTCTCATTTTACTTTTGGCAACGCTTGTGATTGGTACAGGTGAGATGATTCATGGGCAGTTATTGCGTATGGGTGAGCGCCTGTATGGTGATCCAAATACAGGAATGCAATATTCGTTTCTGCGGGCCGAACCTAGCAAGCCAACCTGTGATCGTAACCCGAATATCGATGCACAAGTTCAAGAGCAAATGAAGATCAATGCTGCGGATGAATTTGCAAGTATGTTTGGTGTGGCATCTGAAGCTGATGTACGTTCTTCATTACTTGCTGCACAACAGCAATGTGAAGAAAAATATCAATTCTATGATAAAGCGATGACACATATCGAAGCAAATCCGAGTGTCCGTACCTATCGTACAATTGAGACCTCTTTTTTTGGAATCTTTAAGTTCGGTTCTGAAAACCGCGCATTATTGTTAGTGATTATGGTGGTCTTTGCTGCAATTAGTGCAACGATTAAATCACATCACATTGGTTTACGTAGCCCAGCAACCAGAATTGATTTCCGTATTTATAATACGGCAATGGTACTCGGTAATGGATTGCTGACCTATTCGGTGATTAGCCAATATAATTCAGTGCTCAATTCAGGCGTGCCTTTTGCTTCCGGCATGAATGTGATTTATTGGTTGTGGATGCTTCTATTTGGAGTACTGACTTTAATTAGCTTATTCCATCTAATTAAATCACCACCGCCTACGCGTGAAGGTGGTAATGTTGGTCTAGCCTTCTTGAGTATTCCACTTTATGCTTATATGGCCATTATTACTGGGGTAGCATTTACTTTCTTCATGGATTATCCAATGGGGCAAGGGATCTATCTTGGGCAGTTAGTTGAATTCTCAAATATCTTCTTAAATCTGGCTCTGTTTATTTGGGCTGGTATGTTGCTTAAGCAAACACGTATCGTTGATTTATTCTTAAATATTCTACGTCCGTGGAACTTAGCGCCAGAAACTTTAACTTGGTTGATCTTGATTGCAGCTGCATTACCGACAGCATATACCGGCGCATCTGGTATTTTCGTCATCGCTGCTGGTGCGATTATCTATAAAGAAGTCTGGAATGCTGGTGGTCGTCGTCAATTCGCATTAGCTGCAACGGCACTTTCGGGTTCGCTTGGTGTGGTATTACGTCCATGTTTATTAATCGTTGTCGTGGCATCTTTAAATAAAGAAGTGACAACTGATTTACTTTATACACATGGTATGTATGTCTTCTTATTGACTTCAACCTTGTTCTTAATTATTTCACTATTCTTTGCTGAGCAGAAATTCCGTATTGCGCCACCAAAGATTGCTTTACCGAAATCATTGCGAGCATTTGTTCCTGTAGCGCCATATATTGTAATTTTCATTTTGATCTGGTTGTTCTATAAGCATGCCTTATCTACAGACCTAAATGAATTTACTGCGCCAGTTATGATGCCTGTGATTCTCTTGCTGATGGTGTTATTTGATAAGTTGCGTAAAGAACCAGCACCACTTGCTCCAGTAGGGCATTGGGATAGTACTTTAAATACGTATACTGCACCGCCAGATGGTTCACAACCAACACCTAAAGTAAATCCAGCAGATGATCCTCGTAACCCAGAGCGTAAGGTTCCATTTGGAAAAGCCTTACATTTATCAACAACTGAAACAGTAGGGCATATTGGTGCACTTGTCATTCTCATGGCATTGTCAGTGAGTGTCGGTGGCTTCTTAGAGCATATTGAGGTGATGGAAGCTTTCCCGCGTGACATCAGTAGTATGTTTATTGTGATCAGTTTAGTGGTTGTGTTCATGGTTCTCGTAGGAATGATCATGGATCCATTCGGTGCGGTAATTTTGATTTCTGCAACTGTGGCACCTGTGGCATATCAATACGGCATTGATCCGGTTCACTTCTGGATGATTGCATTGATTGGTTTTGAGTTAGGTTATGTCACACCGCCGGTTGCCTTGAATCACCTATTAGCACGACAAGCAATTGGTGATGATGAGGTGCGAGCAGCGGATCAAGAAGTGAAGCATCTATCCTTCTATTATCGTTTCGAGCGTTGGATATTGCCATTGTTGGTCATGGTTCCTGCGATCCTGATTGTTGCGTATGTCCCTTATTACTTTAAGTTATTTGGTTGGTACCAATAA
- a CDS encoding DMT family transporter, with the protein MPIVGQRHPIVLAIACLTFSAFLFSLMGICIRYASHSVDNYTIVFFRNWVGLILFLPFIFRQGIDFVKTDKIWMHTWRSVIGLAAMYGFFYAIAHLELSNAMVFTYSSPIFIPFIAWLFLKERISMLMLCAAALGFIGVFFVAKPDQGLLNLMSVVGIVSSLCAAMAFVTVRALTQTEPPERIVFYFCLIGAFLSGIPMLWVWRPYKLEELFFLIAAGLLANVSQLFMSHAYRLAPAGQIAPINYVAIIFAGIWGFLLWNELPDVHSLIGFGFILLAIFLCSPFMQKTK; encoded by the coding sequence ATGCCTATCGTCGGCCAGCGTCACCCTATTGTCCTTGCAATTGCATGCCTAACATTTTCGGCATTTTTATTCTCACTCATGGGAATATGCATTCGATACGCATCGCATAGTGTCGATAATTATACGATTGTTTTTTTCAGAAACTGGGTCGGCTTGATACTCTTTTTACCTTTTATTTTTAGACAAGGTATTGATTTCGTTAAAACAGATAAAATTTGGATGCATACTTGGCGAAGTGTCATTGGATTGGCAGCAATGTACGGTTTTTTCTATGCCATTGCCCATCTTGAATTATCCAATGCAATGGTTTTTACCTACTCCTCCCCAATTTTTATTCCTTTTATTGCATGGCTATTTCTCAAAGAACGTATCAGCATGTTAATGCTTTGTGCAGCTGCACTTGGTTTCATTGGGGTATTCTTCGTTGCAAAGCCTGATCAAGGACTCCTGAATTTAATGTCAGTAGTAGGAATTGTATCTAGTTTATGTGCAGCCATGGCATTTGTGACTGTACGTGCACTCACTCAAACCGAACCACCTGAGCGTATCGTATTTTATTTTTGTTTAATCGGTGCATTCCTCTCTGGTATTCCAATGCTCTGGGTTTGGAGACCCTATAAATTGGAGGAGTTATTCTTTCTGATTGCAGCAGGCTTACTCGCAAATGTTAGTCAACTATTTATGTCACATGCATATCGTCTAGCACCTGCAGGTCAGATCGCACCAATCAACTATGTTGCAATTATTTTTGCGGGAATTTGGGGCTTTTTACTTTGGAACGAATTACCCGACGTACATAGTCTTATTGGTTTTGGATTTATTTTGCTTGCGATCTTTTTATGTAGTCCATTTATGCAAAAAACGAAATAA
- a CDS encoding YheV family putative metal-binding protein yields MKRQFIAGAKCPKCGALDRVVKITTVDDEWIECIECAYSEKRPTHVEESQSAEPDEIGVIQFKPRHFD; encoded by the coding sequence ATGAAAAGACAATTCATCGCGGGTGCAAAATGCCCTAAATGTGGAGCGTTAGATCGTGTAGTTAAGATCACTACTGTGGATGACGAGTGGATTGAATGTATCGAATGTGCTTATAGCGAAAAACGTCCGACCCATGTGGAAGAGTCGCAATCCGCTGAGCCAGATGAAATTGGGGTGATACAGTTCAAACCTCGTCATTTTGACTAG
- a CDS encoding M3 family metallopeptidase codes for MTLQQATLPVPQFDQIELADLKQQIESTIQNGQTFLNQLNEVPQSTEAQLATLTEVDQLENNMSESWGILSHLNAVMNNAETREVYQSLLPSLSEYYTQLGQHTALYQTYQHIHDSTVFQTLSEAQQSAIKLALRDFKLSGVALEGEAKKRYAEISARLSQLSSDFSNHVLDATQAYFKPLTEAQLKGLPHSNVELLKQYGQQRELEQAVATLDFPAYFAIMTYADDRELREELYKAYVTRASEQSDKTEFDNTPVMEEILTLRQEMAQLLGFNNFAEYSLASKMAPNVETVDKFLVDLAEHARTPALAEIAELKTIAQQDGIEELKPWDATYYSEKLKQQQFNLSQEALKPYFPAPKVVNGLFQIVQRLYGIQIIERKAPVWQNDVRYFEIEDQGQVVGGFYFDLYARNGKRGGAWMSGFRSRVQTTNGLQKPICYMVCNFTPPIGDQPALLTHDEVITLFHEFGHGLHHMLTEVDNISVAGTHGVAWDAVELPSQFMEFWAWDNESLDVLSEHIETKQTLPQELLSALLNARFFQSGMQTLRQIEFALFDLTIHRQTPALNSQQIQATLDEIRNKFSVAPTVPYNRFQHSFSHIFAGGYAAGYYSYKWAEVLASDAFDRFENEGIFNTETGKEFRQFILAVGGKDTALDAFRNFRKREPKIDALLRHQGWTKTDKTA; via the coding sequence ATGACACTACAGCAAGCAACTCTTCCAGTTCCACAGTTTGATCAGATTGAACTTGCCGACTTAAAACAACAGATTGAAAGCACCATTCAAAACGGTCAAACTTTCTTAAATCAACTCAATGAAGTTCCTCAAAGCACTGAAGCCCAACTTGCAACGCTGACTGAAGTCGACCAACTTGAAAATAACATGAGTGAATCATGGGGCATCTTGTCACACTTGAATGCCGTAATGAACAATGCCGAAACACGTGAAGTCTATCAATCACTGTTACCTAGCTTGAGTGAATACTACACTCAGCTTGGACAACATACGGCGTTGTATCAAACCTATCAACACATTCATGACAGCACAGTATTTCAAACACTGAGCGAAGCACAGCAAAGTGCAATTAAACTCGCTTTACGCGATTTTAAACTTTCAGGGGTTGCACTCGAAGGTGAAGCCAAAAAACGTTATGCAGAAATTTCTGCACGTTTATCTCAACTGTCCTCAGACTTTTCGAACCATGTACTCGATGCAACCCAAGCTTACTTCAAACCATTAACAGAAGCACAACTCAAAGGTTTACCACACAGCAATGTTGAATTACTCAAACAATATGGGCAACAACGTGAGCTTGAACAAGCAGTGGCGACACTGGACTTCCCTGCCTATTTTGCGATCATGACTTATGCTGATGATCGTGAATTAAGAGAAGAACTATATAAAGCCTACGTGACTCGTGCATCAGAACAGTCTGACAAGACCGAGTTTGATAACACACCTGTAATGGAAGAGATACTGACCTTACGTCAGGAAATGGCACAACTGCTTGGCTTTAACAATTTTGCGGAGTATTCACTGGCCAGCAAAATGGCGCCTAACGTCGAAACCGTCGATAAATTCCTAGTAGATTTGGCAGAGCATGCGCGCACTCCAGCACTAGCTGAAATTGCAGAACTCAAGACCATTGCACAACAAGATGGCATCGAGGAGCTCAAACCGTGGGATGCGACCTATTACTCTGAAAAGTTAAAACAACAACAATTCAATTTATCTCAAGAAGCGCTTAAACCGTATTTCCCTGCACCAAAAGTGGTGAATGGTTTATTCCAAATCGTACAACGTCTCTATGGCATTCAGATCATTGAACGTAAAGCCCCAGTTTGGCAAAACGATGTACGTTATTTTGAAATTGAAGATCAAGGTCAAGTGGTCGGAGGTTTCTACTTCGATTTATATGCCCGCAATGGCAAACGTGGTGGCGCATGGATGAGCGGCTTCCGTTCCCGCGTACAAACCACAAATGGTCTGCAAAAACCAATTTGCTATATGGTGTGTAACTTTACACCACCGATTGGCGATCAGCCTGCCCTACTGACGCATGATGAAGTGATTACACTATTCCATGAATTTGGTCATGGCTTACATCACATGCTCACCGAAGTAGATAATATCTCGGTTGCAGGCACACACGGCGTTGCATGGGATGCAGTCGAGTTACCAAGCCAGTTCATGGAGTTTTGGGCGTGGGACAATGAAAGCTTAGACGTACTCAGTGAACATATTGAAACCAAGCAAACCTTGCCGCAAGAACTCTTGTCGGCTTTATTAAACGCACGTTTCTTCCAATCAGGTATGCAAACACTGCGTCAGATCGAATTTGCTCTGTTTGATTTAACGATTCACCGTCAAACACCTGCCTTAAACAGCCAGCAAATTCAGGCAACTTTAGATGAAATTCGCAATAAATTTTCTGTTGCTCCAACCGTTCCTTACAATCGTTTTCAGCATAGTTTCAGCCATATCTTCGCAGGTGGCTACGCAGCAGGGTATTACTCCTACAAATGGGCTGAAGTTTTAGCCAGTGATGCCTTTGATCGCTTCGAAAATGAAGGTATTTTTAATACTGAAACTGGAAAGGAATTTAGGCAGTTTATTCTAGCAGTTGGCGGAAAAGATACAGCGCTTGATGCATTTCGCAATTTCAGAAAAAGAGAACCAAAAATAGATGCATTATTACGTCATCAAGGTTGGACGAAGACAGATAAAACCGCTTAA
- the rnr gene encoding ribonuclease R, producing the protein MTTNWVDPEAKAEAERYDNPIPSRTLILTTLEQLKTAQSHAELVDHFNIPDQKSIDALNHRLSAMVRDGQLMKDGFKYQPATDAPSYEATVYINSKGLGTANIAGQDDVLLPERELRLVFNGDRVKVRQTSVDRKGKAWGFITEVVQRRVKQIIGKVAEHQGEYFIQPSNPNQHQPITLEKELIEHANAKVGDMLRVAIDDYPTREELATGHVVQSMADKADTEIIIPQTILEFGLPYEFPEAVIKEAESFKEPSEQDIKGRVDLRDLPLVTIDGEDARDFDDAVYAEKRPGGGYRVVVAIADVSHYVRLDSPLNEEAEDRGTSVYFPHFVLPMLPEALSNGLCSLNPHVDRLCMVCDLKLSRAGKVTGYEFYPAVMHSKARLTYTQVGQYFEGATDAIPEDKTIHKSLNTLFQLYQTLKGLRAERHAMEFETIETYMTFDELGGIKEILPRTRNDAHKLIEECMLLANVAAAEYCLEHDIPMLYRVHEAPEFSRIQKVRDFVKLLGLPFPEQPTQADYQAVIEATKDRLDAPSVHAVLLRSMMQAYYGAKNSGHYGLAYEAYTHFTSPIRRYPDLLLHRAIKAYLDKKVYPLSGAALDDAGEHFSQTERRADEASRSVTTWLKCHYMQQHLGDEFVGVISAVTEFGLFVTLKDLYVDGMIHVSQLGEDFFLYDQASQSLIGQNRGQSFSLGDEVKIQVAGVNLEERKIDFQLVQQLTHLGRVIRQKAPRTTTSNRAQTTEEVFSKPTTVAKVSEDGEKPVRKKKDKSKPSSYTKKPSKKTSAKPESKEKAKKKVKKKKSNAKAKAE; encoded by the coding sequence ATGACTACAAATTGGGTTGACCCCGAAGCAAAAGCAGAAGCTGAACGTTACGATAATCCTATTCCGAGCCGAACTCTTATTCTCACTACATTAGAACAATTAAAAACTGCGCAATCCCACGCAGAACTTGTAGATCATTTTAATATCCCTGATCAAAAAAGTATTGATGCCTTAAATCACCGTCTAAGTGCAATGGTTCGCGATGGTCAACTGATGAAGGATGGTTTTAAATACCAACCCGCTACAGATGCACCAAGCTACGAAGCAACGGTTTATATCAACAGTAAAGGTCTAGGGACTGCAAATATCGCGGGACAAGATGATGTACTCTTACCTGAACGTGAATTGCGCCTTGTTTTTAATGGTGACCGCGTTAAAGTCCGTCAGACTTCAGTTGATCGCAAAGGCAAAGCTTGGGGCTTTATTACCGAAGTGGTACAGCGTCGTGTGAAACAAATTATTGGTAAAGTTGCTGAACATCAAGGTGAATACTTTATTCAACCAAGTAATCCAAATCAGCATCAACCAATTACCTTAGAAAAAGAGTTGATTGAACATGCCAATGCCAAAGTGGGTGATATGTTGCGTGTTGCGATTGATGATTATCCAACTCGTGAGGAACTTGCAACTGGTCATGTGGTTCAATCCATGGCAGACAAAGCAGATACAGAGATTATCATTCCACAAACCATCTTAGAGTTTGGTTTGCCTTATGAGTTTCCAGAAGCAGTTATTAAAGAAGCGGAAAGTTTTAAAGAACCTTCTGAACAAGATATAAAAGGTCGTGTCGATTTACGGGATCTACCACTCGTCACCATTGATGGTGAAGATGCCCGTGACTTTGATGATGCCGTGTATGCGGAGAAGCGACCAGGAGGCGGTTACCGTGTTGTGGTGGCAATCGCAGATGTAAGCCATTATGTTCGTTTAGATTCGCCGTTAAACGAAGAAGCAGAAGATCGTGGCACATCGGTTTATTTCCCGCACTTCGTCCTGCCAATGTTGCCAGAAGCCTTGTCGAATGGATTGTGTTCTCTAAATCCGCATGTAGACCGTTTATGTATGGTTTGTGATTTAAAACTATCACGTGCGGGCAAAGTGACAGGTTATGAGTTCTATCCTGCGGTGATGCATTCCAAAGCACGTTTGACCTACACCCAAGTTGGTCAATATTTTGAAGGTGCAACAGATGCGATCCCTGAAGACAAGACCATTCATAAATCACTAAACACACTATTCCAACTCTATCAAACACTTAAAGGCCTACGAGCTGAACGTCATGCAATGGAATTTGAAACCATTGAAACCTACATGACTTTTGACGAGTTAGGTGGAATCAAGGAAATCTTGCCACGCACACGTAACGATGCACATAAACTCATTGAAGAATGTATGTTATTGGCTAACGTTGCGGCTGCAGAGTATTGCTTAGAACATGATATTCCGATGTTGTATCGTGTACATGAAGCACCAGAGTTTTCTCGTATTCAAAAAGTTCGTGATTTTGTGAAATTGCTTGGTTTACCGTTCCCTGAGCAACCAACACAAGCGGATTACCAAGCTGTCATTGAAGCAACGAAAGACCGTCTAGATGCGCCAAGTGTCCATGCCGTTTTGTTACGCTCAATGATGCAAGCCTATTATGGTGCGAAGAACTCAGGACATTACGGTCTTGCTTACGAGGCATATACGCACTTCACTTCGCCAATTCGTCGTTATCCAGACTTATTATTACACCGTGCCATCAAGGCTTATCTTGATAAAAAAGTTTATCCACTATCAGGTGCTGCGCTTGATGATGCAGGCGAGCATTTCTCACAAACCGAACGCCGTGCTGACGAAGCTTCGCGTAGTGTAACGACTTGGTTAAAATGTCACTACATGCAGCAACATCTAGGCGATGAGTTCGTGGGTGTGATCAGTGCCGTGACTGAATTTGGTCTATTTGTTACCCTGAAAGATCTGTATGTCGATGGCATGATTCATGTGAGCCAACTAGGTGAAGACTTTTTCCTCTATGATCAGGCGAGCCAAAGTTTAATCGGACAGAATCGTGGACAATCGTTTAGCCTTGGAGACGAAGTCAAGATTCAAGTAGCAGGTGTGAATCTTGAAGAACGTAAAATCGACTTCCAATTGGTACAACAACTCACCCATTTAGGTCGTGTCATCCGCCAAAAAGCACCACGTACCACCACATCGAATCGCGCCCAGACCACTGAAGAGGTATTCAGCAAGCCAACCACGGTGGCGAAAGTGAGTGAGGATGGTGAAAAACCCGTGCGTAAGAAAAAGGATAAGAGCAAACCAAGTTCTTATACCAAAAAACCAAGTAAAAAAACTTCTGCTAAGCCTGAAAGTAAAGAAAAGGCAAAAAAGAAAGTGAAAAAGAAAAAGTCGAATGCGAAAGCAAAGGCTGAGTAA